The Candidatus Binatia bacterium genome segment GCGACGACCACGTTCCCGAACTGTTCGGCGTTCTGAAGCTGCCCCTCCGACATGATCGTCGTCGACCGGTTGGGCCCCCAGAGGATCCCGGTCGGCAGGTTCACGTTCGCCGCGTCGATGGCGTCGGTCACCTCGCTGATCGCGATCCCCCGGGACGAGAGGGCCCGCGGGTCGAGCTGGATGCGGACGGCGTACTTCTGCGCCCCGAACACCGAGACCGCCGCGACCCCGTTGATCGTGGACATCCTCTGCGCCAGCACGTTCTCGGCGTAGTCGTCCAGCTGGGATAGGGAGAGCATCTTGGACGTGAGCGACAGGAAGAGGATCGGCGAGTCGGCCGGGTTCACCTTCTGGTAGGACGGGGGCGTGATCCCGGTGGGCAGGGAGCGGAGCGTCTTGGTGATCGCGGCCTGGACGTCCTGGGCGGCCGCGTCGATGTCCCGGCTCAGGGTGAACTGCAGCGTGATCGACGTGCTCCCCAGCGTGCTGCTCGACGTCATCGCGTCTACGCCCGCGATGGTCGAGAACTGCTTCTCGAGCGGCGTCGCGACGGCCGAGGCCATCGTCTCGGGGCTCGCGCCCGGCAGGGACGCGTTCACCGAGATCACCGGGTAGTCCACGTTCGGAAGGTCGCTGACCGGAAGCTTGGTGTAGCCGATGATCCCAAAGAGCAGGATCCCCACCATGACGAGCGTGGTCATGATGGGGCGGCGGATGAAGAGCTCGGAGAAATTCACTCCCGCACTCCGGCGGGGCCCCCCGGCGTGTCGCGGCGGATCACCACTTTCGCTCCCGGCGAGAGTCGCAGCTGGCCGTCGGTGACGACGCGATCGCCGGGCTTCAGCCCTCCCGCCAGCACCGCCACGTCGTCCTGCGTCCGCTCGACCGAGACCGGGCGCGGCGCCACGGTCGAATCCGGCCGGACGAGGTAGACGTACGCCCCCTCCTGCCCGTTCGATACCGCGACGGCGGGAACGACCAGCGCCCGCGGCTCCACGAAGAGAACGAGGCGCACGTCCATGAACTGGCCGGGGACGAGGCGGTCGTCCCGATTCGCAAACTCTCCTTTCAGGAGGAGCGTCCCGGTCGAGGGATCCACCGCCGAGTCCACGAACACCAGCTTCCCTTCCAGGGGTGCTGTGCCGCCGCCCGGCGGCTGCACGATCACGCGCGGCTTCTGGTCCTTGTAGCGGAGGACCGTGGGCACGTCCCGGTCGGGCACCGTGAAGCGCACCCAGATCGGCTGCGGCTGGATGATCGTGACCAGCGCGTCGTTGGAGCCGCCGCGCACGAGGTCCCCCTCGTGCACGAGGAGCCGTCCGGTCTTGCCCGCGATCGGCGCGCGGATCGAAGCGAACTCGAGGTTCAGGCGCGCGGTGCGCACCGCCGCCTCATCGGCCTTCACCGTGGCCGTGAGCGCCTCGGCATCGCTCCGCTTCTGGTCCCATTCCGCCTGGGAGAGGACGTTCTGGTCGTACAGGGTCCGCGATCGCGCGGCATCGCTGCGGGCGGTCTCGGCGTGGGCGCGGTCCCGCTCCAGCACGGCCATCGCCTGGTCGAGGGTGGCGCGGAACGGGCGAGGATCGAGGTGGAAGAGCACCTGGCCCGCGCGAACGTTGTCCCCTTCCCGGAAGGCGACCTTGGTGATGACGCCGCCGACCTGCGCCGCGACGCTGGCGGACCGGATCGCCTCGACGGTTCCGGTCGACGTGAGCTGGAAGGGCATGGGCGCCTCGGTGGCGACGGCAACGCGCACGGGCACGCGGCTGGACCGGACCCGTTTCTTGGAGGCACAGCCCGCGCCCGCGAGCAGGAAGCACGATGCGAGGAGAACGACCCCGAGGTGGCGCACGCGACGAGCGTTCAGATGCGGATCCTCGGGCACATCAGGGAATACTACCGGACCCCCTACCCTGTTCCAAGCGAAGGCGAAACCGCGGCGCGCCCGCCCGCCGGGGCGCGCGCGACGACGGAGGCAAGCGAAGGGGGCTCCCGGAACCGGGAGCCCCCGAGTTCGAACCAGGGACGTCCTAGTCCTCGATCCCTTCGTCGTCCTTGTCGTCGCGGTCCTCGCGGGCCTTGGCGACCTCGCGCACCTCGCGGGGAACCATACCCTTCTTCACCTGCACGTAGGGACCGCGCCACGACTCGGCGCGGCACCACACCTCGCCGTCCTGCATGTACCAGGAGTTGCCGAGCTGGTAGAGCTCGTGGTCGATCACGCCCTCGTCGACGGCGTACGACGCCGTGGCCGCGTACTCGTAGCCGGCGGGCGCGCTCGCCTGATAGGTCGTGGTCCGAGCGGGCCGGTAGGAAGCGAAGGAGAGCTTCTTGTGGTTTCTGCGGTACGGACGGCGATGGGTCGCCGAATAGCGCACGGGGTGAGCCGCGCGGTACTCAGCAGCCTCCGACTCCTCGCCCGCCGGCCCCATGCTCATCATGGAGGGCTCGACGGCCGCGCCGCGCACCGGCGTGAGGCACCGGACGGGCCGGTCGCCCGCGGCGACCGCCATCCAGTCCTGCCGGTACGACGCCGGAATCGAGACCACCTCGGTCGGCATCGCGCCCGCGCGCGCGAAGGCGACGCTGCGGCCCGCCGGA includes the following:
- a CDS encoding efflux RND transporter periplasmic adaptor subunit, yielding MPEDPHLNARRVRHLGVVLLASCFLLAGAGCASKKRVRSSRVPVRVAVATEAPMPFQLTSTGTVEAIRSASVAAQVGGVITKVAFREGDNVRAGQVLFHLDPRPFRATLDQAMAVLERDRAHAETARSDAARSRTLYDQNVLSQAEWDQKRSDAEALTATVKADEAAVRTARLNLEFASIRAPIAGKTGRLLVHEGDLVRGGSNDALVTIIQPQPIWVRFTVPDRDVPTVLRYKDQKPRVIVQPPGGGTAPLEGKLVFVDSAVDPSTGTLLLKGEFANRDDRLVPGQFMDVRLVLFVEPRALVVPAVAVSNGQEGAYVYLVRPDSTVAPRPVSVERTQDDVAVLAGGLKPGDRVVTDGQLRLSPGAKVVIRRDTPGGPAGVRE